One window of Gloeothece citriformis PCC 7424 genomic DNA carries:
- a CDS encoding Npun_F5749 family FMN-dependent PPOX-type flavoprotein — protein sequence MSDSLAPWRVALSRALHLNRSQPYSRYFQLATITPEGFPKNRTVVFRGYLDNTNQIKIVTDLRSEKVNQINYQPWGEICWYFTKTREQFRLSGRLTLITPNYPDSTLQKERQLAWQQLSDSARLQFTWPEPGQLRIEDNSAFSAASPAPEHPLEHFCLLLLDPEKVDHLELRGNPQNRCQYYLDESKNWIAQSINP from the coding sequence ATGTCTGACTCCTTAGCGCCTTGGCGTGTTGCCTTATCTCGCGCCTTACATCTCAACCGCAGTCAACCCTATTCCCGTTACTTTCAACTGGCGACGATTACCCCAGAAGGATTCCCGAAAAATCGGACAGTTGTCTTTAGAGGATATTTAGACAATACCAATCAGATTAAAATTGTAACCGATTTACGCAGTGAAAAAGTTAACCAGATTAATTATCAACCTTGGGGAGAAATTTGCTGGTATTTTACAAAAACAAGAGAACAATTTCGTCTATCTGGACGATTAACTTTAATCACCCCTAATTATCCCGATTCTACTTTACAAAAAGAACGACAGTTAGCTTGGCAACAATTATCTGATTCAGCGAGATTACAATTTACTTGGCCAGAACCCGGACAACTGAGAATAGAAGATAATTCGGCGTTTTCTGCGGCTTCACCTGCTCCTGAACACCCTTTAGAGCATTTTTGTTTATTATTACTCGATCCTGAAAAAGTCGATCATTTAGAATTACGAGGAAATCCTCAAAACCGATGTCAGTATTATTTAGATGAGTCTAAAAACTGGATAGCACAATCTATTAATCCATAA
- the cobW gene encoding cobalamin biosynthesis protein CobW — protein MHKIPVTIITGFLGAGKTTLVRHLLQNNQGRRIAVLVNEFGEMGIDGDLLRGCQICDEDENPQDNIVELTNGCLCCTVQEEFFPTMQQLLERREQIDCMLIETSGLALPKPLVQAFRWPEIRNGATVDGVVTVVDSQGLATGTIVGDLEALETQRQADPNLEHETPIEELFEDQLACADLVLLTKTDLIDESTLTRIKARLEQQLRPGVKIISCHNGEINADILLGFNAAVEDDLNSRPSHHDHEEDHDHDDDINSVQVIIDEAIDPKTLIEKLKILVTEAEIYRIKGFVHVPHKPMRMVLQGVGDRFDSFYDRLWQDSELKQTKLVIIGRSLNSDKIRASLKN, from the coding sequence ATGCACAAAATCCCCGTTACTATTATTACTGGTTTTTTAGGCGCTGGTAAAACGACTCTCGTCCGCCACTTACTGCAAAATAATCAAGGTCGACGCATCGCCGTTTTAGTCAATGAATTCGGAGAAATGGGAATTGATGGGGACTTATTACGAGGATGTCAAATCTGTGATGAAGACGAAAATCCCCAAGATAATATTGTAGAACTGACTAACGGTTGTTTGTGCTGTACGGTGCAAGAAGAATTTTTTCCTACGATGCAGCAATTATTAGAAAGACGAGAGCAAATAGATTGTATGCTCATTGAAACCTCTGGTTTAGCGCTTCCTAAACCTTTAGTGCAAGCTTTTCGTTGGCCAGAAATTCGCAACGGTGCAACGGTGGATGGTGTGGTGACGGTGGTAGACTCTCAAGGGTTAGCGACAGGGACTATAGTAGGAGATTTAGAGGCGTTAGAAACTCAACGACAAGCTGATCCTAACCTGGAACATGAAACCCCCATCGAGGAATTATTTGAAGATCAATTAGCTTGTGCGGATCTAGTTTTATTAACGAAAACTGACTTAATTGATGAATCAACCTTAACGAGAATTAAAGCGAGATTAGAGCAACAATTAAGACCCGGTGTGAAAATTATTTCTTGTCACAACGGAGAAATTAATGCTGACATTTTGTTAGGATTTAATGCGGCGGTAGAAGATGATTTAAATAGTCGCCCCTCTCACCACGATCATGAGGAAGATCATGACCATGATGATGATATTAACTCAGTCCAAGTCATTATTGATGAGGCAATTGATCCTAAAACTTTGATTGAAAAACTCAAAATCTTGGTGACTGAAGCGGAAATTTACCGTATAAAAGGGTTTGTTCATGTTCCTCATAAACCCATGCGGATGGTACTTCAAGGAGTCGGCGATCGCTTTGATTCTTTTTATGATCGTCTTTGGCAAGATTCGGAATTAAAACAAACTAAATTAGTCATCATTGGTCGTTCTCTCAATTCAGATAAAATAAGAGCGAGTCTGAAGAATTAA
- a CDS encoding endonuclease/exonuclease/phosphatase family protein, with the protein MKKSIKVLRGIICLAICFTLASCTYALPMKAAPLTVMSYNVESDDINDTNPRLVAEDIERIRSNMPIDIWGLSEVLNQEAADIFTDAISSPDTEYRSILGTTGGADQLQIVYNPETVRLIDTQELRNSGGTRAPLVAHFELLGNGREFLFTVNHFNRGDEDRRNQQARFLREWGAEQTLPIVAVGDYNFDYDPQTQSGNEAFDIFLEDDTFIWIRPECLADNSCPPTGTQCNPTYNSILDFVFVSERATQWDNISDILLIDEPVCEKESRGYSDHRPVVASFDVY; encoded by the coding sequence ATGAAAAAATCTATTAAGGTTTTGAGAGGAATAATCTGTCTAGCGATTTGTTTTACATTAGCGAGTTGTACCTATGCTTTACCGATGAAAGCTGCTCCTTTAACCGTAATGAGTTATAACGTTGAATCCGATGATATTAATGATACTAATCCGAGGTTAGTTGCTGAAGATATTGAAAGAATTAGAAGCAATATGCCCATTGATATTTGGGGACTTTCGGAAGTATTAAATCAAGAGGCGGCGGACATTTTTACCGATGCTATTTCATCCCCTGATACGGAATATCGTTCTATTTTAGGCACAACCGGAGGAGCAGATCAACTGCAAATTGTTTATAATCCAGAGACGGTAAGATTAATTGATACTCAAGAATTAAGGAATTCTGGCGGAACTCGCGCCCCTTTAGTTGCTCACTTTGAATTACTGGGTAATGGTCGAGAATTTTTATTTACTGTTAATCATTTTAACCGAGGAGATGAAGACAGAAGAAATCAACAAGCTCGTTTTTTAAGAGAGTGGGGGGCAGAACAAACTTTACCGATTGTTGCGGTTGGGGATTATAATTTTGATTATGACCCTCAAACACAATCAGGTAATGAAGCTTTTGATATTTTTTTAGAGGACGATACTTTTATTTGGATTAGACCTGAGTGTTTAGCTGATAATTCTTGTCCTCCTACAGGAACTCAATGTAACCCAACCTATAACAGTATTCTTGATTTTGTCTTTGTCTCAGAACGCGCTACTCAATGGGATAATATATCTGATATTCTCTTAATCGATGAGCCGGTTTGTGAAAAAGAAAGTAGGGGTTATTCGGATCATCGCCCGGTTGTTGCTTCTTTTGATGTTTATTAA
- a CDS encoding ComEC/Rec2 family competence protein, producing the protein MNRDRLTIICLSYCVGLLFTGILDFSHLNPTGLQWGIVTVAISGVSLGLGIIVPKVWRTAPKGKFWLITALVAFLAVVYFQWRVPSPKPHDISTILKNSPTQTVLIEGKVLGESRLNSSGRLSLTFQVNTVEILTKTQPNSPEKVTGKLYITLPQIPNKKYYFGQPLTVKGVLYKPISPSTPGAFNFKTYLARQGIFAGLKGEKVIAEGQPPWGFWRIRKRIITSVGRWLNSPVDSLISSISIGRKGVDLPEEINSLFIRAGLAHILAASGFQVALLLGVIIRVTRRLSSQHSLIIGVGVLIFYVGLTGIQPSVIRAVLMGFGGLIGLVLNRQVNGLGSLLLTATLLLLFYPMWIWDLGFQLSFLSTFGLIVTAPWLEKKLDWLPPLITFIITIPIAASIWTLPLLMHTFSTVATYSIPCNIITAPLVMLISLGGMISAGVALLFPLGGSAIAWVLDYPTQMLIAIASFVVHLPGSSYAVGKLPVGMMGLIYGVLLAIWLNQWCQKHWQGISLFLVTVVVVPIILTRLSLIQITVLDTKPNLSLVVQDRGKVLVIDGGNENYQKYSLLPFLTYQGVNQVDYDIAFDHQTSTLETYLPVKHFLNSQQLSSSPRISLNEVKIEYLKVTPPILQITIGDQRWVWLTQASKPPETQLIESGNVVLWTGKGLDFQWIEMINPQVAIAVSSGVEAKTRRVLQKQGIKFYWTGRDGAIQWTPKGQFQKTMVRDDQQMIIAQ; encoded by the coding sequence ATGAACCGCGATCGCCTAACAATAATCTGTTTATCCTATTGTGTGGGATTATTGTTTACGGGGATATTAGATTTTTCTCACCTTAATCCTACGGGATTACAGTGGGGAATAGTTACAGTTGCAATTAGTGGTGTTAGTTTAGGGTTAGGGATCATTGTCCCTAAAGTTTGGCGTACTGCACCTAAAGGCAAATTTTGGCTCATAACCGCTTTGGTTGCCTTTTTAGCTGTCGTTTATTTTCAATGGCGTGTTCCCTCTCCTAAACCCCATGATATCTCTACAATACTCAAAAATTCTCCCACTCAAACGGTACTCATTGAGGGAAAAGTTTTAGGAGAAAGCAGACTTAATTCTAGTGGACGGTTATCTTTAACGTTTCAAGTGAATACCGTTGAAATCTTGACTAAAACTCAACCTAATTCCCCAGAAAAAGTAACCGGTAAATTATATATTACTCTTCCTCAAATTCCCAATAAAAAATACTATTTTGGGCAACCTTTAACCGTGAAAGGAGTTTTATATAAACCGATTTCTCCTTCTACTCCTGGGGCTTTTAATTTTAAAACTTATTTGGCTCGTCAAGGAATTTTTGCCGGATTAAAAGGAGAAAAAGTCATCGCAGAAGGACAACCTCCTTGGGGATTTTGGCGTATTAGAAAACGGATTATTACATCTGTCGGTCGTTGGTTAAATAGTCCTGTTGATTCTTTGATCAGTTCCATCTCTATAGGACGAAAAGGAGTAGATTTACCCGAAGAGATTAACAGCCTTTTTATCAGGGCGGGATTAGCTCATATTTTAGCCGCTTCTGGGTTTCAAGTGGCTTTATTATTGGGAGTTATTATCAGGGTAACGCGCCGGTTATCGAGTCAACATTCATTAATCATTGGTGTTGGAGTTTTAATTTTTTATGTGGGATTAACGGGCATACAACCCTCAGTTATTCGGGCTGTTTTAATGGGGTTTGGGGGGTTAATTGGACTGGTCTTAAACCGGCAAGTCAATGGGTTGGGTTCTCTCTTATTGACCGCCACTTTATTACTCTTATTTTACCCGATGTGGATCTGGGATTTAGGGTTTCAGTTGAGCTTTTTATCGACTTTTGGCTTAATTGTTACTGCTCCTTGGTTAGAAAAAAAATTAGATTGGCTACCTCCTTTGATCACTTTTATTATTACTATTCCTATCGCTGCTTCTATCTGGACTTTGCCTTTATTAATGCACACTTTTAGTACAGTAGCCACTTATAGTATTCCTTGTAATATTATCACTGCTCCTTTGGTGATGCTGATTAGTTTAGGCGGGATGATCAGCGCGGGTGTGGCCTTATTATTTCCCTTAGGAGGGAGTGCGATCGCTTGGGTCTTGGATTATCCAACTCAGATGTTAATTGCTATTGCGTCTTTTGTCGTTCATTTACCCGGAAGTTCTTATGCGGTGGGTAAATTACCGGTGGGAATGATGGGGTTAATTTATGGGGTTTTGTTGGCAATATGGTTAAATCAATGGTGTCAAAAACATTGGCAAGGGATCAGTTTATTTTTAGTGACGGTGGTGGTTGTTCCTATTATTTTGACTCGTTTAAGTTTAATTCAGATAACTGTTTTGGACACTAAACCTAATCTTTCTCTGGTGGTGCAAGACCGGGGAAAAGTTCTGGTGATTGATGGGGGAAATGAAAATTATCAAAAATATAGTTTACTTCCTTTTTTAACTTATCAGGGTGTGAATCAAGTTGATTATGACATTGCTTTTGACCATCAAACCTCAACTCTTGAGACTTATTTACCGGTTAAACATTTTTTAAATTCCCAGCAGTTGTCATCTAGTCCTAGAATATCTTTAAATGAGGTAAAAATTGAATATTTAAAGGTTACTCCTCCTATTTTACAGATTACTATTGGCGATCAAAGATGGGTTTGGTTGACGCAAGCTTCTAAACCCCCTGAGACTCAGTTGATTGAGTCGGGTAATGTGGTATTGTGGACAGGTAAAGGGTTAGATTTTCAATGGATAGAAATGATTAACCCTCAAGTGGCGATCGCGGTTTCTTCTGGGGTGGAGGCAAAAACTCGACGAGTGTTACAGAAACAGGGGATTAAGTTCTATTGGACAGGACGAGACGGCGCTATTCAATGGACTCCTAAAGGACAGTTTCAAAAGACTATGGTTAGAGATGACCAACAAATGATCATTGCTCAATGA
- a CDS encoding DUF4079 domain-containing protein — protein MAENLSQQLEPIAAWFRSLNIPEPITHWGHPVMMATVILVMGGYAVYAGWRGRLSSDTEVRAKNLGMHRQLMPWVFIFLALGSVGGVLSLVMQQKPITESPHFWTAGAVLFLLASNGAIAATGFDSQQKELLRGIHAYLGLAIAILLLVHGIFGLKLGLSI, from the coding sequence ATGGCAGAAAATCTAAGTCAACAACTAGAACCGATCGCCGCTTGGTTTCGCAGTTTAAATATCCCTGAACCCATTACCCACTGGGGACATCCGGTGATGATGGCAACGGTTATTTTAGTTATGGGAGGGTATGCTGTCTATGCAGGATGGCGAGGAAGACTCTCCTCGGATACAGAGGTTCGCGCGAAAAATTTAGGAATGCACCGTCAATTAATGCCTTGGGTGTTCATCTTTTTAGCGTTAGGTTCTGTCGGCGGGGTACTCTCCTTAGTGATGCAGCAAAAACCCATCACCGAAAGTCCTCATTTTTGGACAGCCGGGGCGGTACTCTTTTTATTAGCGAGTAATGGGGCGATCGCTGCCACTGGGTTTGATAGTCAACAAAAAGAACTCTTAAGAGGTATTCATGCTTATTTAGGACTAGCAATAGCAATTTTACTGTTAGTTCATGGAATATTCGGCTTAAAACTAGGACTTTCAATATAA
- a CDS encoding DUF2235 domain-containing protein, with product MKKRLVICCDGTWQELGSTYPTNVIKLARLVKYIADDTTPQLVLYLPGCGTEVNPIERLGGGAFGWGIDKIIQEAYRFLCINYSSETQDEIYLFGFSRGAYLARSLAGMIYNCGILQRSLILEIPQAYEFYRNRNIKPRSKEARDFRKYKSQRINGSYFIPIKMLGCWDTVGALGIPEIVPWLPIADLWNQRYNFHDYELSPIIENAFHAVAIDEKRKTFTHTPMYKNDNKPDQVVEEVWFAGEHGCVGGGTEKHRGLSDFALEWMISKAKNLGLEFCPTEKEEDIEFQILPDATIDFDNSVELLFRLGGVGWRDLVDKNRKISDDGIQVAPKIHSSVIERLKARKDYRPENLKLFLNFAEFFSPKSLKQY from the coding sequence ATGAAAAAAAGATTAGTCATTTGCTGCGATGGGACATGGCAGGAATTGGGGAGTACCTATCCAACTAATGTTATAAAACTGGCACGGTTAGTTAAATATATTGCTGATGATACAACCCCTCAACTGGTTTTATATTTACCAGGATGTGGAACAGAAGTTAATCCTATAGAGCGTTTAGGGGGCGGTGCATTTGGATGGGGAATTGACAAAATTATTCAAGAAGCCTATCGCTTTTTATGTATAAATTATAGCTCCGAGACTCAGGATGAAATTTACCTATTTGGTTTTAGCCGAGGAGCTTATCTTGCTCGTTCTCTGGCTGGCATGATTTATAATTGTGGGATCTTACAACGTTCTTTAATCCTAGAAATTCCTCAAGCCTATGAATTTTATCGAAACCGAAACATTAAACCTCGTTCTAAAGAAGCTAGAGATTTCCGTAAATACAAATCACAAAGGATTAATGGGTCATATTTTATTCCTATCAAAATGTTAGGATGTTGGGATACAGTCGGAGCATTAGGAATTCCTGAGATAGTTCCTTGGTTACCCATTGCTGACTTATGGAATCAAAGATATAATTTTCATGATTATGAACTCAGCCCAATTATTGAAAATGCTTTTCATGCAGTAGCTATTGATGAAAAACGTAAAACTTTTACCCATACTCCTATGTATAAAAATGATAACAAACCCGATCAAGTTGTTGAAGAAGTCTGGTTTGCTGGTGAGCATGGTTGTGTTGGAGGAGGCACAGAAAAACATCGAGGCTTATCAGATTTTGCGTTAGAATGGATGATCAGTAAAGCAAAAAATTTAGGCTTAGAGTTTTGTCCCACAGAAAAAGAGGAGGATATAGAATTTCAGATTCTGCCTGATGCAACCATAGATTTTGATAATAGTGTTGAGCTACTTTTTCGCTTAGGAGGAGTAGGATGGCGAGACCTAGTAGACAAAAATCGTAAAATTTCTGATGATGGTATTCAAGTAGCTCCTAAAATTCATTCTAGTGTTATAGAACGGCTAAAAGCTCGTAAAGATTATCGTCCAGAAAATTTAAAACTCTTCCTTAATTTTGCTGAATTTTTCTCTCCTAAGTCTTTAAAACAATATTAA
- a CDS encoding DUF29 domain-containing protein, translating into MTQTNDLYSLYEVDNEKWLAQTLKLLKEKKLENLDLDHLIEELEAVIRRDKLTVESFLEQIIRHLLLIQYWTEEYDYNANHWQAEIMSFRTQINEYLTQNLRNHLQENQAKVYQKALRYVRKKTGMMVDFPEDCPYTLEQLLAQDWLP; encoded by the coding sequence ATGACTCAAACCAATGATCTATATTCTTTATACGAGGTTGATAATGAAAAATGGTTAGCCCAAACTCTGAAACTTTTAAAAGAAAAAAAATTAGAAAATCTCGACTTAGATCATTTAATTGAGGAATTAGAGGCGGTGATTCGTCGAGATAAATTAACCGTTGAAAGTTTTTTAGAACAAATTATTAGACATTTACTCCTTATTCAATATTGGACAGAAGAATATGACTATAATGCTAATCATTGGCAAGCTGAAATTATGAGTTTTAGGACTCAAATTAATGAGTATTTAACTCAAAACCTGCGAAATCATTTACAAGAAAACCAAGCAAAAGTTTATCAAAAAGCTTTAAGATATGTCAGAAAAAAAACCGGCATGATGGTTGATTTTCCCGAAGACTGTCCTTATACTCTCGAACAATTATTAGCTCAAGATTGGTTGCCTTAA
- a CDS encoding Glu/Leu/Phe/Val family dehydrogenase — MLKSLLADASTRLETALKYVSISEDAIERLKYPKASLSVSIPVRMDDGSLKIFQGYRVRYDDTRGPGKGGVRYHPNVNIDEVQSLAFWMTFKCALLNLPFGGAKGGVTVNPKELSKHELERLSRGYIEAIADFIGPDVDILAPDVYTNPMIMGWMMDQYSIISRKISPAVVTGKPLTMGGSQGRETATGRGAFYIMQAILPKFDLVPDNTTIAVQGFGNAGAVVAELLSRSGYKVVAVSDSQGGIYAEKGLDIPSIRRYKQEHRGIKAMYCQDTVCNIEDHQLITNEELLSLDVDVLIPAALENQITEANADNVKAKYIFEVANGPINSAADRILDQKGIYVFPDILVNAGGVTVSYFEWVQNRNGLYWSLTEVHERLKENMVTEAQKVWSIAQEFNITMRTAAYVHALNRLGEALDAKGTRNYYINGHL, encoded by the coding sequence ATGCTTAAGTCCTTATTAGCCGATGCTAGCACTCGATTAGAAACCGCTTTAAAATATGTCTCTATTTCTGAGGATGCCATAGAACGATTAAAATATCCCAAGGCCAGTTTAAGTGTTTCTATTCCGGTACGGATGGATGATGGTTCACTGAAGATTTTTCAGGGGTATAGAGTCCGCTACGATGATACTCGTGGCCCTGGTAAAGGCGGAGTTAGATACCATCCCAATGTTAACATCGATGAGGTACAATCTCTCGCTTTTTGGATGACCTTTAAGTGTGCTTTATTAAATTTACCCTTTGGGGGAGCAAAGGGAGGAGTTACCGTCAACCCGAAAGAGTTATCGAAACATGAATTAGAACGGTTAAGTCGAGGCTATATTGAAGCGATCGCTGATTTTATCGGCCCTGATGTGGATATTTTAGCACCAGATGTCTATACCAATCCCATGATTATGGGCTGGATGATGGATCAATATAGCATCATCAGCCGGAAAATTTCCCCAGCAGTAGTGACAGGGAAACCCTTGACAATGGGAGGAAGTCAAGGACGAGAAACGGCAACGGGAAGGGGAGCTTTTTATATTATGCAAGCGATTTTACCCAAATTTGACCTAGTTCCCGACAATACCACTATTGCGGTGCAAGGGTTTGGCAATGCGGGCGCAGTGGTGGCAGAATTACTCTCAAGAAGCGGTTATAAGGTAGTGGCAGTGAGTGACTCCCAAGGGGGAATTTATGCCGAAAAAGGGTTAGATATTCCCAGTATTCGCCGTTATAAACAGGAACATCGAGGCATTAAAGCGATGTATTGTCAAGATACGGTCTGTAATATTGAAGACCATCAACTCATTACCAATGAAGAATTATTGAGTTTAGATGTGGATGTCTTAATTCCGGCGGCGTTAGAAAATCAAATTACAGAAGCAAATGCAGATAATGTCAAAGCTAAATATATTTTTGAAGTCGCTAACGGGCCGATTAATTCGGCGGCTGATCGTATTTTAGACCAAAAAGGAATTTATGTTTTTCCTGATATTTTAGTCAATGCAGGTGGAGTAACAGTCAGTTATTTTGAGTGGGTACAAAACCGCAATGGATTATATTGGTCTTTAACCGAAGTTCACGAAAGACTTAAAGAAAATATGGTGACAGAAGCGCAAAAAGTTTGGTCAATTGCTCAGGAATTTAATATTACCATGCGGACTGCTGCTTATGTTCATGCTTTAAACCGTCTTGGAGAAGCTTTAGATGCCAAAGGGACAAGAAATTATTATATTAACGGACATCTCTAA
- a CDS encoding DUF4126 domain-containing protein — protein MIIGLLAALSASAAAGMRIALPLLIIGLLHSELWSQVPVLSRLHPAVLLTILISWSLFELLASKSLLGQRILQIIQLLLSPFVGALMSLTVVKTLDLNLQPLWVFGMVGGILALVLTLVQVGWFFRLRGIPIWVVCLEDILCVFLVLFAFQAPENGGLIALLLLWIAIRSSKAWRDWYKHQG, from the coding sequence ATGATCATAGGACTTTTAGCGGCTCTTTCAGCCTCGGCGGCGGCAGGGATGAGAATTGCGTTACCCTTGTTGATTATTGGGCTGTTGCATAGCGAGTTATGGTCTCAAGTTCCTGTGCTTTCTCGGCTTCATCCGGCGGTTTTATTAACGATTTTGATTAGTTGGTCATTATTTGAGTTATTAGCTTCAAAAAGCCTGTTAGGACAGCGAATTTTGCAAATTATTCAACTGTTACTCAGTCCTTTTGTGGGGGCGTTGATGAGTCTTACCGTTGTTAAAACTTTAGACCTAAATTTACAACCCCTTTGGGTGTTTGGGATGGTTGGGGGAATTTTAGCCTTAGTGTTAACTCTGGTGCAAGTGGGGTGGTTTTTTCGCTTACGGGGAATTCCTATCTGGGTTGTGTGTTTAGAAGATATTTTGTGTGTATTTTTAGTGTTGTTTGCCTTCCAAGCTCCCGAAAATGGCGGTTTAATTGCGTTATTATTACTGTGGATAGCTATTCGTAGTTCTAAAGCTTGGCGAGATTGGTATAAGCATCAAGGATAA